The genomic window TTATAATAAGACTCTTAAAAATCGGTGGAAGATCTGCCGTAATAGTTCCAGACGGAGTACTCTTTGGATCATCAAATGCTCATAAAGCTATCAGAAAAGAGATAATAGAAAACCAGAAACTAGAAGCTGTCATATCTATGCCAAGCGGGGTATTCAAACCCTATGCAGGAGTATCTACAGGGATATTAATATTCACAAAGACAGATGATGGCGGTACAGATGACGTATGGTTCTACGATATGACAGCAGACGGATATTCCCTGGATGACAAGAGAAACAAAATAGATGACAATGATATCCCGGATATTCAAAAGAGATGGGACAACAGAGAAGCTGAGAAAGATAGAAAAAGGACAGAAAAGAGTTTCTTTGTACCTAAAGATGAGATAGTTTCAAACGACTATGATCTTTCCATCAACAGATACAAAGAGATAGAACACGAAGAGGTAGAGTACGAAGCACCTAAGACAATACTGAAAAACATCAAGGTTCTGGAGGAGGATATCATGAAGGGTATCCAAGAGCTTGAGAAGATGCTGGGTGTTTAATATGAGTTATAAATTAGTTCAAAATTTAAATACATTAAAAAAATTACCTAAAAATTACAGGTTAGTAGAATTTTCTAAATTAGTAAAAGACGCGACTAAAAATGTAACTAAAATAAAAAAACAAGATTACCTTGAATTAGGTAAAATTCCTATTATAGATCAAGGCCAAGAATTTATAGCTGGATATTCAAATGATATTGAGAAAAATTTTTATAAAAATAAAGCAATTATATTTGGAGACCACACAAGAAAATTTAAATATATTGATTTCCCGTTTTATATAGGTGCTGATGGCGTTAAAGTTTTAGAAAGTGATTTAAAAACAGTTTTTCCAAAATATTTATATTATTTTTTCCAAACATTAAATATTCCAAATACAGGATATAATAGACATTTTAAGTATTTAAAAGATGTTAAAATCATTCTACCCCCTATACCCACACAAATAAAGATAGCCGCCGCCCTGGACAAAGCCCAGGAGCTCATCGACAAAAGGAAAGAGCAGATCCAGAAGTATGACGATCTCCTCCAGAGTGTGTTTTTGGATATGTTCGGTGACCCTGTTACGAATCCTAAGGGGTGGGAAGTAGACATTTTAAAAGAGCATCTAAATATAGTTGGTGGATATGCTTTTAAAAGCTCTTTATTTGAAGAAACTGGCGTTCCTGTTATAAAAATAGGTACTGTTAATAAAGGTTATTTTGATGTAAATACTTTTAGTTACTATAATGAAAAGTATTTAGATTCTTTAGAGAAGTATCTTGTGGTACCTAATGATTTACTTATTTCGTTAACTGGAACTGTAGGAAAAGAAGATTATGGAAATATATGCAGGTCTACTAATGAGTTTTCTCAGTATTTCCTAAACCAGCGTGTTGCGAAACTTCAATTTAATAAAGAGACAATAAATGATTACTATGCTGAATATACTTTCAAAAATCCTAAATTTAAAAGTGAAATAATAAAACTTAGTAGAGGGGTTAGGCAAGCAAATATAAGTAATAACGATATTTATAGTTTAAATATTTCTTTACCCCCTCTACCACTGCAAAGTCAATTCGCTTCTATCGTAAAAAAGGTAGAAGAAGAAAAGAAAAAACTGGAGACTTCTCTCTCAGAACTTGAAAATAATTTCAATTCAATTATGCAGAGAGCATTCAAGGGAGAGCTGTTTTAAAAAGGGGGATATATGTCAACTAATATACATTATTTTCAGAGGTATTCACAGAGGGAAAACGTAGCTACAAATAACACCTTACTTCTTTTTTCAAGACTATACTATGATTCTATTCACAAGTTCAACGATTTTTTAAGTAACCTTATGGAGAGTGAAGATATAAGTGTTGGACTAAGATTTTCACAGCAGGATAAAAACGGGTCTTCCGTCCCAGACGGATCATTTGGTCAGCCGAGCTTTAAAGTTGTTATAGAAACAAAACTTCACAATAAATTTGATGAGAGTCAGTTGATCAACCATCTCAAAGCCTTTTCAAACGAGGAAAAGAAAATTTTGATAGGTCTTAGTCCCGCATATATGAGTAAAAAATCAAAAGAAAAGATAACAGAAATAGCTAAAAAAGAAAACGTCAAATTTATTAATGTAACTTTTGAGAAAATAGTAAAAGCCTTTAGAGAAGCATTAGTAGACTATGATTTTGAATTGCATGCAATCATAGAAGATTTTGAAAAGTACTGTTATCAGGAGGGGCTTATAAAGGAAGATCAATTTCTTATGAGAATACTACCTTGCGGTCCGTCCTTTGATATAAATAAAAAACATAAACTTTATTTTGCTCCAGCAGATAGAGGTTATACAGAGCATGGATATTTGGGGATTTATGCCAATAAGTCAGTTAGAGGGATAGGGAAAATTAAAAACATAATTGATGCCGATATTAAAGATGGAAACATTGATATCAAGAAAAGTAAGAAAAATACTACTGAAGAAGAAGCAGAAAGAATAATAGATGCCATAAAAGAAACAAAAGAAACCCTAGGATGGAATATAGAGTCAGGACATAAATTTTTTATTATGGAAGAATTTTATGACACTGATTTCAAAAAAGAATCCAAAGGCGGGATCATGGGAGCCAGATTTTTTAATTTAAAAGATATTATAGGAGAAGAAAAAAATATTTCCGCTGAAGAATTAGCAAAGAGATTAAGAGAAAATAACTGGGAATAAAATATAGAAACTATATAGCAGGGGCTGATTTTTCGGCTCCTGTAATATAGTTTTTAGCCTAAAAGGGGGATGTTGGGTATGAGTAACTTAAATTTGAATACAGACAACTTTACTTTTTTAAAAGATGATTTTAATGACTTGTACAATTCTTGTGCAGAAGCTGAAAAAAACTGTTTCCTCAATCCAAGAACCAGTGCTTTTTATTCTCGTAGGGCTCTTGAGATCGGTGTAAACCTTGTATTTCAATTAGAGGGTATAACCAAACCCTTTAATGCCAATTTATCAGAACTCATGAACCACTATGATTTTTGTGACCTTTTTGATGACAAGGAACAGCTTGAACTCCTGAAATTTGTCAGAAGGACTGGTAACTTTGCCGTACATAGCCACAATGTAATAGAGCAAAAGGCCTCTTTGTCCTGCCTTGAGATAATCTATGATTTTTCTGTATGGATAGCTTACTGCTATGGTTCTCTAGAAGAGGATCAGGCATTTAATGAGTTGCTGATACCAAGGACAGTCCAGGAACCACAGGAAGATCTCCTAAAAAAGATGAAAGAGCTTGAGGAACAGCTGAAAGTCCAGCTTGAAAATTCCAAATATGAAAAAGTTGATTACAAGAAAGAGAGAGATTTCAGGGTAAAAAATATCTCTGAAGCTGATACAAGAAAGCTGTATATAGATATGCAGCTGAGAGAAGCAGGATGGAATCTTGAAAAACCTAACACAATAGAATACAAAGTTTCCGGTATGCCCAATAACAGCCAGGAAGGCTATGCTGACTATGTCTTGTGGGGCAGCGACGGCAAACCCCTGGCAGTAGTAGAAGCCAAGAAAACCATGAAAGATCCAGAAATAGGAAAACATCAGGTAACTCTTTATGCTGAATGCCTTGAAAAAGAGTTCAGTCAGTATCCTGTGAGGTTTTATACCAATGGCTTTGAGACCTATATCTGGGAAACTGGAGAAGTTCCAAGGAGGATATACGGTTTCTACAGAAAAGATGAGCTTGAAACTGTAATTGCTAGAAGAGATCTGTTACTGTCTGTAGAGAAAGCCAGAAAAGAGATAAAACCAGAAATAGCGGGAAGGGACTACCAGATAAGAGCCATCACCAAGGTTGTGGAAACCTATTACAATAAAAACAGAAAGGCACTCCTTGTAATGGCTACTGGTTCAGGTAAGACAAGGACAGCCATGTCCATAGTCAATACCCTTGCAAATGCCAACATGGTAAGGAGAGTTCTGTTTCTTGCAGACAGGACAGCCCTTGTAAATCAGGCTAAAAATAGTTTTAAAAATTATCTCAGTGATTTTACACAATGCAACCTCGTAGAGGTAAAAGAAAATGATAACTCAAGGCTTGTCTTCTCCACCTATCAGACCATGATAAATGAAATAGACAAACTGAGAAAAGACGGTTCAAGAAAATTTGGAGTTGGATATTTTGATCTTATTATTGTAGATGAATCCCACAGAAGTATCTACAAAAAATACGGTGCTATTTTTGATTATTTTGATTCTATGCTCTTGGGTCTCACAGCTACACCCAAGGAAGAAATAGACAGAAATACATATACAATTTTTGACTTACCCAGCGGAGAGCCTACAGATACCTACAATCTTCATGAAGCTGCCGAAAAGGGTTATTTGGTCCTTCCCCTGGTAAAGGAGATTGATCTCAAGTTCCCAGAAAAAGGTATCGTTTACAGCGAGCTTTCAGAAAAAGAGCAAGAAGAGTATGAAGATACTTTTTCTGATGAAGAGGGTAATCTCCCCGAAAAAATTGATGGTACTGCCATCAATAGCTGGCTATTCAACAGTAACACAGTTGAAAAAGTCCTAGAAACTCTCATGACCTCTGGAAACAAAATACAGGGTGGGGACAAGCTGGGGAAAACTATTGTCTTTGCAAAAGATGATAAACATGCTGATTTTGTAGTAAAAACTTTTGATAAAATGTACCCAAAAATGGGGGATTTCTGCCAGAAGATAACCAATACAGTGAATTATTCCCAGGACCTTATAGATCGTTTTTCAGATTCTAAGAAGATGCCACAGATAGCTGTATCTGTAGACATGCTTGATACTGGTATAGATGTTCCTGAGATTCTAAACCTTGTATTTTTCAAGAAAGTCAGGTCAAAAGCTAAGTTTTGGCAGATGATAGGCAGAGGTACAAGGCTGTGCCCAAATATATTTGGTCCGGGACTTGATAAAACAGACTTCTATATATTTGATTTCTGCAAGAACTTTACTTTCTTTGAGACAAATGTAAATGAGCTGGTTACAAAACTTCAGGAGTCTATCACACAGAGGATATTCAATATGAGGACCTCCCTTCTCCACAAGTTGCAGCATGTTGATTTCCAAGGTGACGAAGATTACAAAAATCTTTGGGGAAAATTACTGGCTCTTCTTTCCTCTGAGATATCCACTCTTGATAAAAACAGTGCCTTTGTGAGAAAAGAACTGAGATATGTGGAAAAATATAGTGATTCCAATGAACTTAGAGTTTTGGATGAAAATAAGATTATTGAAATAAAAAACCATATAAGCCATCTGCCCTTTGCCATTCAGAAAGATGATGAGTCGGCAAAGAGATTTGATATACTTATTCTTTCGCTCCAGCTTTCTATACTAGAGAATACAACCAAGCAGAAAACCATAATCAGAAATCTAGGATCCATAGGTAGGGAGTTAGAACAAAAAGGATCTATTCCAAAAGTTGCTCAAAATAAGGAGACAATCAAACTCTTGAATGACGATGCATTTTGGGCAAAAACTTCTATAGTGGAATTAGAGGAGATAAGAGAAGTTTTGAGAGAACTGATGAAGTTCCTCGATAAAGGAGGAGAGCAACAACAGATTTTTTATACAAACTTTGAAGACAGTATAGAGAATATGGAGGTAAAAGATCTGGGATTTGGTAGATATGACTATCTGGACCCAAAAACAAAACTCAAAAAAATCCTAGACGAACACCAAGAGGATTTGGCAGTAAAGAAGCTCCGTAATAACATTCCCCTCGATCATGAAGATATAGATAATCTTGAGACTATCTTATTTAAAAGTGAGATTATCACCAAAGATGAGCTTATAGAGCACTGTGGCGAGGAATTCCAAGAGCTCACCAGTAAATACGGAGAAAATCCTCTGGGGTATTTTCTCAGATCCATTGTAGGACTAGAAAAAGCAGCTGTTCAAAAGGCATTTTCAGAATTTTTATCTGAGGGTAATTTTAGCGGTAAGCAGATAGACTTTATAAATATGATCGTAGAACACTATATCCGTAACGGTAATTTTGAGAAATCCAAGCTAAAGGAAAAACCTTTTAGCGTGATGCATACCAAAGGGATACAGGGACTTTTCCCCAATATAGAAGACATAAAGAAGCTCGCTCAAACTATCGACAATATAAACAGTAGTGCAGAGTTCAAGTATTAAAATATCTGTAGTTACTGAGTTTTATATGCTGTAACTATAAAAATATTGGAGGATATGAAAATGCCTTTATTTAATAAAAACGGAGAGGTTCTTAACCTTGTAAAACAGAAGAATTTTGACTTTGAAAAAGAACTCCAAACTTTAATTGAAAACAACCTGGAAGAGATTTTCAGCTGTAAGTTTGTAGCCAGCGAATTTTCTACGGGAAGTGTCCACAATGGTCGTATAGATACAATAGCTATTTCCGAGGATAAAAATCCCGTAATAATAGAGTATAAAAAGGTGGAATCATCGAGCCTTTTAACGCAGTCTCTTTATTATCTTTCCTGGCTAAAGGACCATCAGGGGGATTTTCAAATTGCTGTAAATAAGAGCTTGGGAGAAGTAGAGATTGATTGGAGTGCAATACGGGTTATCTGTATTGCACCTGATTATAAAAAATACGACCTTCATGCTGCAGAGATGATGGGGGCACCCATAGAGCTATGGAAGTATAAGAACTATGAAAACGGAATGTTTAGCCTGGAAGAGGTTTTCAGTAGGGAAAAGATAATTAAACCAAAACCAAAGCAGGAAACACAAATAATAGAGCCACCAGTATGGACTTATGAAAGACATTATAACAAGCTGGGGACATCAGCTCTAAAAGAACTTCTAGAAGAGATAAGAGAGTACAGTTTAAGCCTTGATGAGTCAGTGGAAGAGGCTCCAAAGAAACTTTATATAGCATATAAGGTAGCTAAAAATTTTATGTGTATAGAAACTTTTAAAAAGAGGATGCTGCTGTATTTGAAGTTTACCTCTGAAGATATAGAAAAGTACAAAACTTTCGGTCGTGATGTGACGAATATTGGTCACTTTGGGACTGGAAATTTTGAGTTTGCCATAAATGGAATAGAGGATATGGAGTTGGCCAAGGAGCTGATCAGGGTTTCTTTTGAGGGTATAGGGGAATAGAAAAAATGCAGCAAAAGGCTTAATGTCTTAGCTGCGTTTTATTTTTATCTACCATAATTTTTTTAGAAAAAATTAAAAAAATATGTTACACTCTATATTGTTTTAAGTAAATAATTAAGGAGTAAAAAATTATGCAATTAATATATTGTGATGAAAGTTGTCATCTTCCAAATGATAAAATAAATTCTATGGTGTTAGGCGCAGTGTACTGTAATGAAAAATATAAAAGAGAAATATTTAATGATATAAGAATAATTAAAGAAAAACATAATTTAAGCCCATATTTCGAAATAAAATGGACTAAAGTTTCAATTGGTAAGATAGAATTTTATTTAGAACTCTTAGATTACTTTTTTAAAAAAGAATCCCTCAATTTTAGAGGTCTTGTTGCTAAAGGGAAAAATAGCTTAAACCATGAAGAATATAATGATGGAGATTACGATACTTGGTACTATAAGATGTATTATTACTTACTTAATTATATTCTTAATCTAAATGAAAATCATAGAATTTTTATAGATATAAAAGACACTAATGGAGGCGATAGAACGAATGAATTACATAATATTTTATGTAATTATATGCATGATAAAAATAGAGAAATAATACATGACATTAGGCAAATTCATTCTTGTGAATCCGAAATATTACAATTAACAGATTTAATAATTGGAGCTATTTCATATTATCAGCGTGGATTGAACACTATAAATCCAAATGGTGGGAAAAGTTTAATAGTAAATAGATTAAAAGAACTTTCAGGTTCGTCTTTAAATGAAAAAAATCAAAGTTTAAAGTTTAATCTATTTATTTGGACCCCTAGGAAGTGATGCTAATGTATAATAATTCAAGTATAAAAATAAGTGTTGACAATGCATACTCAAAATATCGAATTGAGGTTCTTGATAAAATCTTAATATTTAATAGCAAAAAGATAGTTTCTAAAAAATTTCCTTTAGTTGATAATAAATGTGGAACATTTTTTCATATCATTACTAGAAATGCAGAAGATAAAAGAGGAAATCTAACACAACTTCCTTGCCATAAAACACTCTGTAATCATAAATGTACTTATTACTTTACATATAATCCTCTTATTAATGACCCTAAAGAAAAAAGATCTATTTGTCCCCATAGATTAGATAATTCTGTCATTCTTAAAAATTTTTTTACTCAGAGTCATTTAAAAGTATGGTCTAAAAATATTGGGACAGTGAAAGGGAGAAGAAATAGAGTTTTATTTCTGGATGATATTAAAAATTACTTAATTATACTAGATGAAAGATCAACTTATTATATGCTATGGACTGGATATCCTATTGAAACTAATGATAGAATGAATAAGTTTTTAAGAGAGTACGCAAATTCGAAAAATAAATTAAAATAAAAAAAGCCATGAATTCATGGCTTTTAAACAAATGCAGGGGTTGTCGTAACAACTCCGTTTCTCCTTGTACCCTGTTGGTACCTGAGCAATATAATTATATTAGATTATATTAGATTAGTCAATACAAATCAAATATAATTGTCTAACCTAATATATTTATATGAAAAATTATGTAATTTCCTTTTAAATGAAAAATAATAATTAAAAAAATGAGATTATTGTAAAAAGTTTACTGATATCAGTAAACTTTTTGTTTTACCCCCTAGATTTTTAAATACAAATTAATTATAATCAGAATGAGAAGAAAATAATCTCGGGGGGAAAACTAGAATATGTCAGGAATTAAAAACCAGAAAAGAGAAGAAGTTATGCGTGAACTTATAAAGGATCTTGAAGATAAAAGAGATAAAGGTTGGTACGGAGAAGTAATAATTTCTTTTAAAGGAGGAGCCGTAGAAAAAGCCGGATTTACAGAAAATAAAAAATATCTTTAGGTACGTGAGCAGAGCCCGACCTATCTTAGATGATTAAAAGTCATCTTTGATATGGTTGGGCTCTTTTTATTTTGAATTTTTATATCAGGTGATAAAGCAGTATAAGGAATGAAATAACCATCTATGTGTGTTGGCCTTTTATCGGTCTTTATCATCTTATATGAGGTTTTAAAAAAAGTAGAGTCAGGAGGTGATTTATGGAAATCAAAAAGTTAAAGATTACGGAGATAGTTCCTTACGTAAATAATGCCAAGGAGCATCCTCAGGAACAGATAAACAAGATAAAGGCGAGTATCCAGGCCTTTGGATTCAATGACCCCATAGCTGTGGATGAGAACAATGTGATTATAGAAGGGCATGGAAGACTTATTGCTCTTGAACAACTAGGCTTTGAAGAGGTGGAAGTAATAAGGCTTGATCATTTGAGCGAAGTGGAGAAAAAGCAGTATATCCTAGCTCATAATAAGCTAACGATGGAAACAGGATTTAATCTTGAAAAACTAGAGCTTGAACTTGAAGCAATAAAAGTATCAGAAGGAGATCTTACCCTTACAGGATTTAATTTGGATGAAATAGATGATATCAATCTCAATCTGGTTGATCGTGCTCGTGTAGGAGAAATAGAAGAGGACGAAGTTCCAGAGATAGACCTGGAAAGAGAACCCTTTTCAAAATTAGGTGACTTCTGGAAACTGGGAGATCATAAACTTCTTTGTGGAGATGCTACAAACAAGGACCAAGTTCAACTACTTATGGGAGAAGAAAAAGGTCAGCTTGTAGTAACGGATCCTCCATACAATGTCAATTATGAAGGCGCTACAAAAGACAAACTAAAGATAGCTAATGACAATCTATCTGGTAATGAATTTTATTATTTCTTACTTGGATCTTATTCCAGGGTATATGAAAGCCTGGAAGATGGAGGAGGAATCTATGTATTTCATGCTGACACTGAAGGAATAAACTTCAGGAAGGCCATGGTGGATGCAGGATTCTATTTTGCTCAATGCTGTGTCTGGGTGAAGAACAGTTTAGTCATGGGAAGACAAGATTATCATTGGCAGCATGAACCTATATTGGTGGGATGGAAGCCTGGGAAAGCACATAATTGGTATTCAGATAGAAAACAGACCACGGTTTGGAAGTTTGACAGGCCATCAAGAAATGATATTCATCCTACTATGAAACCCCTTAACTTGATAGCGTATCCAATTGAAAACAGCTCCAAGCCTGGGGATATAGTCATAGATCTATTTGGTGGAAGTGGCTCGACTCTTATGGCGTGTGAAGAGACAGAAAGAAGATGCAGGACCATGGAGATAGACCCAAGGTATGTGGATGCAATAGTCAAAAGATACCTTGCCAGTGGAAGAGAAAATATAGAGCTTATAAGAGATGGGAAAATATATTCCTTAGATGAGATAAAAGATGATCTTCTGAGGGAGGATAAATAAATGAAATTTGATATGAGCCAAGTTGCCCGGATAGGAATAGATAAGCTCGTACTCTCTGGGATAAAGGTTGAAAGCAACAGAAATTCAACTATTACAGAAGGCCAGGGGTGGATTGAAGAAAAACTAGAACTTAAGGAAGAGCTCTTTAGTATAGTGAAATCTATCAAACTCTATGAAACCGGAGAGATGGTAGAAGCAAACTATCTGAGATTTAACCCGAACAGACTTCTCCATGGTCATAATATATCAAATGCAAGAGCACCTGAGCTTAAAAAAGCAGTGGATTTACTTATTCAAAAATTAGGATCTAAAGGAATATCAGTAGATATAACCGATGCCAAGATCAGTGAAATAGAGATAAATATAAACATTGAAGCAAAGTTTGAGGAATACAAGGAAGTTCTAATTTTATTATTTTTAAAATTACCAAATTTGAGAAAGATAGGGAACTTAACTCTGGGGAAAGCCTATAAAAAACTTTTTACAGACTCTACCTTGGATGGAGGCTGGCAGAATCACGGTGTGAGAGCATATGACAAAAGGAGAGAGGTGAGCGATGAAACTGTTCTAAGCTTTGATCTTTTAAGAATAGAGTGGTGGCTGTCCAGCTCCTCATATAAGTATTATGCCAGTAAGTTTGACAGAGATAATATCCTGAGTTCACTTCTGGAAGACTGTGATGTGCTGGATCTTATTTTTATGGATCTATGCATCAACAAGCTTTTTAAAGGGGCGTATAAATATCTAGAAGAAGAGATTATCCCTGAATTAGAAAGAGCTTATCTGGATTTTAAGAAAACAAACAGAGAAGCAGCCAATAAAGGCAAAAATCCTAAAAGGAATGTTTATAAATACTTGGAGGAGAATTATTGGATATTTGATTATTCATATCTTATAGAAATAGTTAGTAAGCATGATAAAAAAAATAGGAAAAGAGAAATGGAAAGAATCAAAACAAACTATTCTCGCTATAGTAACAAACAAATTTTAGCAGAATTAGTGGAAAGGATTATGAAATGAATTATGAAGAATCAAAACTTATGGAAGAGCTAAAAAATCGCTAAAAGTATCAAAAAACTACAGAAGAAGATTTAATATCATTATCATGTAACCCAAAATTTTATTCTGTCTTAGGTTCATTTGAAAATATAAATATTTTAAAAAATAAAGATGAATTTAAAAATGGTGAATGGGACATATTTGATAAGTTATCAAAACCCAGACTGGATAAAATGAGATATCTTTATGCACAAAAATATAGGTTAAAAGATATAGCTAAAATGACTGGAGTACCAGTTGAAGTAGTTGAGATAATAAAAAAGCAAAGCTCAAAAAATGGGAAGAGCTGGGTAAAGAGTATGAGGAATGAACAACTTGAGAGTGATGTTATTGCATTATACAGAAAAGGGCATAGTATAGGTGAAATTTCGAGAAAAACAAGGGTCGATGAATCAACTATCAGAGGCAGAAGAGATAGAGCTAGAGCATCTGGGAATCCCTGGTAAAAAAACTTATTTTTTTTCCTCTATAATCTCAAATAGTGCGGAAAATTTTGGAAGATAAAAATCTTCTCTAGGCATTTAAAGATAAGGTTTAGAAAGATATAGTGACAAAAAAATAAAAGAAATATTTTCCTTAATAATGAGGTGGAAAATATAAACCTTTTTGTTACATAATCGTGACATAAAAGGAGGTAAGTTATGGCTAAATACAACAGGGTATCTGCAGAAGTAAAAAGAGATATAAAAAAGGCTTATGAAGCAGGAGTAGATCTCATAGATCTATCTCTCAAATACATGGTCAACTACGGAACCCTAAGGAATATATCAAGTAAGGAACAATGGCAAAAAGGAAAAAGCAAATCAATACTGCAGCAGGCAATCATCGAAGATGATATTAGCAAGAGAGTAGAACTGAGAGACCAGGTGATAGGCCACTATCAAAACCTCCACCAATCCAACCTATCATACTTGATGGAACTGGAAAGAACAGGAGAGAGGCCTAGAGTCAAAGCTCATGAAGAAGCTCTCAAGAATAGAATCTTGGCAACATCAGAGCTATATAAACTGGCAAAGGAACTATTTAGCATCCAGACTCCGATGGAGAAGGTGGACTATGAACTCAGACAGATCAAGTATGAAGTAGGAAAGAGAGCTATAAAAGACGGTGTAGGAGTAATGTTTCTAAGTGATGCAGAGGACGATTAGTTTTGGGTCCTTCTGTGGAGTTTCAGCTTCTTGTGCGGTGGCGAGGCGCGGGCTTTTCCTTGTGGCAGATTTTTTTTAGGGCAGTTCCGATTATAAATTCCAATAAATATTGGGAGGATAAGATGCAGGAGATACAGTCAGATATAAAATTTCTTAGTAAAAAATTTAATTTTTCAGAGAGGTATGCCAGAGATATATTTTTGGAAGCCAGAATGAAAAATGGTGTCTATGACTTCTTAAAGTGCATTGATCTATATGTGATATATAGAGATAAACAGCTAGAGGAGTTTAATGCCAAAAGAGATAAGTTAGCTGAAGTGAGGGCAGAGATAGCCCAATTTAAATTGGAGATCTTGAAAAAAGATTATCATCGAACTGAGGATATTGAACTCTTTCTTGGTGAGCTGACCTCCCGGATAAAATCAAAGGTTCTTTCTATTCCAAATAAGGGAGCCAGGCTAGTAACAGGAGAAACAGAAATTACCAAGGTAGAGGCTGTATTAAAAGATTTTACAGACGATATTTTGAGAGATCTCAGTGACTATGAAAACTTTGAGATATTGGAGGAAGTAAATGCAGGAGAAGACCAAGAAACTATTTAGGAATTCATTAAAAGGTCTTGCACCTCCACTCTCTCTTAGTATAAACCAATGGTCTGACAGCTATAGATATCTATCCAGTGAATCATCTGCTGAAATGGGGAAATGGAATACAGACAGAGCACCATATCAAAGAAAGATGATGGAATGTATAACAGACCCTCTGGTATTTGAGATAACTGTAATGACCTCAAGTCAAGTAGGTAAAACAGAGATACTTCTAAATGCAATAGGAAGATATATGCACCTTGACCCATGTCCGATGATGGTAGTCCAGCCAACAGTGGAAATGGCCAAGACTTTTAGTAAAGACAGGGTGGCGCCTATGGTAAGAGATACTCCCTCGTTAAAGAAGCTGGTTAAGGATTCAAGGAGCAGGGATTCAGGAAATACGGTTATGCAGAAAATGTTTCCAGGAGGACATATAACTTTTGTCGGAGCAAATTCTCCAAGTGCACTGGCTTCAAGGCCGATAAGAATAATTCTTGCTGATGAGGTTGATAGATTCCCAAAGTCAGCAGGTGATGAGGGAGATCCCCTGACACTTGCAGAGAAAAGAACAACTACTTTTTGGAACAGAAAGCATATAAGGGTTTCTACTCCCACTATCAAAAATATTTCCAAGATAGAAAAACTTTATCTGAAATCTTCTCAAGAAAAATGGTGCCTCCCATG from uncultured Ilyobacter sp. includes these protein-coding regions:
- a CDS encoding DUF3800 domain-containing protein, with amino-acid sequence MQLIYCDESCHLPNDKINSMVLGAVYCNEKYKREIFNDIRIIKEKHNLSPYFEIKWTKVSIGKIEFYLELLDYFFKKESLNFRGLVAKGKNSLNHEEYNDGDYDTWYYKMYYYLLNYILNLNENHRIFIDIKDTNGGDRTNELHNILCNYMHDKNREIIHDIRQIHSCESEILQLTDLIIGAISYYQRGLNTINPNGGKSLIVNRLKELSGSSLNEKNQSLKFNLFIWTPRK
- a CDS encoding site-specific DNA-methyltransferase; this translates as MEIKKLKITEIVPYVNNAKEHPQEQINKIKASIQAFGFNDPIAVDENNVIIEGHGRLIALEQLGFEEVEVIRLDHLSEVEKKQYILAHNKLTMETGFNLEKLELELEAIKVSEGDLTLTGFNLDEIDDINLNLVDRARVGEIEEDEVPEIDLEREPFSKLGDFWKLGDHKLLCGDATNKDQVQLLMGEEKGQLVVTDPPYNVNYEGATKDKLKIANDNLSGNEFYYFLLGSYSRVYESLEDGGGIYVFHADTEGINFRKAMVDAGFYFAQCCVWVKNSLVMGRQDYHWQHEPILVGWKPGKAHNWYSDRKQTTVWKFDRPSRNDIHPTMKPLNLIAYPIENSSKPGDIVIDLFGGSGSTLMACEETERRCRTMEIDPRYVDAIVKRYLASGRENIELIRDGKIYSLDEIKDDLLREDK